One Megasphaera elsdenii DSM 20460 genomic window carries:
- a CDS encoding LytTR family DNA-binding domain-containing protein: MRKKVIFRLVGGGIQVEEINHILFVESNGHVQQVHTVDGSMLETRQSLLAMLQTFETLAPGQFVSPGKGYIVNQSAIHIIKSEYIEVKGHKIPLAKRKYRQFQEDYFKFIFSKDA; this comes from the coding sequence ATGCGGAAAAAAGTCATCTTTCGCCTTGTCGGTGGCGGCATCCAGGTCGAGGAAATCAATCATATCCTCTTCGTCGAGAGCAACGGCCACGTCCAACAAGTCCATACCGTAGATGGCTCCATGCTGGAAACGCGCCAGTCCCTGCTGGCCATGCTGCAGACCTTTGAAACCCTCGCCCCCGGCCAGTTCGTCTCTCCCGGAAAAGGTTACATCGTCAACCAGTCCGCAATTCACATCATAAAGAGCGAATACATCGAAGTGAAGGGACACAAAATTCCTCTGGCCAAACGGAAATATCGCCAGTTCCAGGAAGATTATTTCAAATTCATCTTCAGCAAAGATGCATAA
- a CDS encoding bile acid:sodium symporter family protein, which produces MKKCCDFLVNNMAIFVVLIGIVGAVWPQTLQWVKPYVGWLLGIVMFGMGMTLTVQDFKTVFKRPWEVLIGVVAQFIIMPFVAWALVRLFTLPPELAIGVILVGTCPGGTASNVISYLAKGDVALSVSMTMSTTLLAPIVTPTLTWFLAGAWIHVSFVSMMISIAEMVLVPVLLGLAAHHFFASRVEKVLPAMPVISVVTIVILVGCVVSLSASRLFDVGLLMAAIVILHNVFGLALGYGMAKLFRLDSRKSRTVAIEVGMQNSGMAASLAVLYFNPAAAIPGAIFSVWHNISGSIVANFFSRRDEKAEEKARALSVDKSSVPTH; this is translated from the coding sequence TTGAAAAAGTGTTGTGATTTTCTGGTAAACAACATGGCCATTTTCGTCGTCCTCATCGGTATCGTCGGCGCCGTATGGCCGCAGACCCTGCAGTGGGTCAAGCCTTATGTCGGCTGGCTCCTGGGTATCGTCATGTTCGGCATGGGCATGACCTTGACCGTTCAGGATTTCAAGACCGTCTTCAAACGGCCGTGGGAAGTCCTCATCGGCGTCGTCGCCCAGTTCATCATCATGCCCTTCGTGGCCTGGGCCCTGGTCCGTCTCTTTACCCTGCCGCCGGAACTGGCTATTGGCGTCATCCTCGTCGGGACCTGCCCGGGCGGGACGGCATCGAATGTCATTTCCTACCTGGCTAAGGGCGATGTCGCCCTGTCCGTATCGATGACCATGTCGACGACGCTCCTGGCGCCCATTGTGACGCCGACCCTGACCTGGTTCCTGGCAGGCGCCTGGATCCACGTTTCCTTCGTGTCCATGATGATTTCCATTGCGGAAATGGTCCTGGTACCGGTCCTGCTCGGCCTGGCAGCTCATCATTTCTTTGCCAGCCGCGTCGAAAAGGTCCTGCCGGCGATGCCCGTCATTTCCGTCGTCACCATCGTCATCCTCGTCGGCTGCGTCGTATCCCTCAGCGCATCGCGCCTGTTCGACGTTGGCCTGCTCATGGCAGCCATCGTCATCTTGCACAACGTCTTTGGCCTGGCCCTGGGCTATGGTATGGCCAAATTGTTCCGCCTCGATTCGCGTAAATCCCGGACCGTGGCCATCGAAGTGGGGATGCAAAATTCCGGTATGGCTGCCTCCCTGGCTGTCTTATATTTCAATCCGGCAGCGGCTATCCCCGGCGCTATCTTCAGCGTATGGCACAATATTTCCGGGTCCATCGTGGCCAATTTCTTCTCGCGCCGCGATGAAAAAGCCGAAGAAAAGGCCCGCGCCCTGTCTGTCGATAAATCGAGTGTTCCTACTCATTAA
- the panC gene encoding pantoate--beta-alanine ligase, with protein MKIFRTVKEMQAFAGEQKKAGKVIGLVPTMGALHEGHLTLMRAAKAKCDVVIASVFVNPTQFGPNEDYDAYPRRFDEDCQKLESVGVDAVFHPEPSEMYPEGYCTYVNVDGDITHKLCGAQRPIHFRGVATVVTKLMNITRADEAFFGQKDAQQVVVVRRFVSDLNLPVHINMVPIVREESGLARSSRNAYLSPEEKQAALVLSRSLRKAKAAYEGGEKDVETLKSIVTKEIQAEPMASIDYVDLFSFPALKPIQTVDQESLLAIAVRIGKTRLIDNVILG; from the coding sequence ATGAAAATTTTCCGTACTGTCAAAGAAATGCAGGCATTTGCTGGTGAACAGAAAAAAGCTGGTAAGGTCATCGGTCTGGTCCCGACCATGGGGGCTCTCCACGAAGGTCATCTGACCTTGATGCGGGCTGCTAAAGCCAAATGCGACGTCGTCATCGCTTCGGTCTTCGTCAACCCGACCCAGTTCGGCCCGAACGAAGATTATGACGCTTATCCGCGCCGCTTCGATGAAGACTGCCAGAAGTTGGAAAGCGTCGGTGTCGATGCCGTCTTCCATCCGGAACCGTCGGAAATGTATCCGGAAGGTTATTGCACGTATGTCAACGTCGACGGCGACATTACCCATAAACTCTGCGGGGCTCAGCGTCCTATCCATTTCCGCGGCGTCGCTACGGTCGTTACGAAATTGATGAACATCACCCGTGCCGATGAAGCTTTCTTCGGTCAGAAAGATGCTCAGCAGGTCGTCGTCGTCCGCCGTTTCGTCAGCGACCTCAACCTCCCGGTCCACATCAATATGGTCCCCATCGTCCGTGAAGAAAGCGGTCTGGCCCGGAGCTCGCGCAATGCTTACCTTTCGCCGGAAGAAAAACAGGCAGCCTTGGTTTTGTCCCGTAGCCTGCGCAAAGCTAAAGCAGCTTATGAAGGCGGCGAAAAAGACGTAGAAACGCTGAAATCCATCGTCACCAAGGAAATCCAGGCTGAACCGATGGCTTCTATCGATTACGTTGATCTCTTCTCTTTCCCGGCTTTGAAACCGATCCAGACTGTCGACCAGGAAAGCCTCTTGGCCATTGCCGTCCGTATCGGCAAGACGCGCCTCATCGATAATGTCATCTTAGGCTAA
- a CDS encoding DUF6803 family protein, protein MVMTHYMELLSLHEPWFLILFMLVPMVLAETILASGAFSLLYKDSRSEKWDSLSHVCGLILGVFFIVATVYIVTSYVPTIQWRGPIDYISIWAYVLGVIPAVLILLQELGIIFKSSDSTAKIKKHIVLMILFVLFTHLAMVFGMADPQLAGYVPPKQNNMQMQMNGNMPMDHSQMDHSQMNHDQMNGQMNGQMNNNNGQMDHSKM, encoded by the coding sequence ATGGTAATGACTCACTACATGGAACTCTTATCGCTCCATGAACCTTGGTTCTTGATTCTCTTCATGCTGGTACCGATGGTATTGGCTGAAACGATTTTAGCGTCTGGTGCTTTTTCCTTGCTCTACAAGGACAGCCGCAGTGAAAAATGGGACAGCCTGAGCCACGTCTGCGGACTCATCTTAGGCGTCTTCTTCATTGTAGCTACGGTATACATCGTCACATCCTATGTGCCGACTATCCAGTGGCGCGGCCCGATTGATTATATTTCTATTTGGGCTTATGTCTTAGGCGTCATCCCAGCCGTCCTCATCCTCTTGCAGGAATTGGGCATTATCTTTAAGAGCTCCGATTCGACGGCCAAGATCAAGAAACACATCGTCCTCATGATTCTCTTCGTCCTGTTCACGCACTTAGCCATGGTCTTCGGCATGGCTGACCCACAGCTCGCAGGTTACGTTCCGCCGAAACAGAACAACATGCAGATGCAGATGAACGGCAATATGCCCATGGACCACAGTCAGATGGACCATAGCCAGATGAACCATGACCAAATGAACGGTCAAATGAATGGCCAGATGAATAACAATAACGGCCAGATGGACCACAGTAAGATGTAA
- the ltrA gene encoding group II intron reverse transcriptase/maturase → MKDRKLHQEGCPQKEVAEQPGYVEASAHARIAEHNDIIASLPADSLLKQILSRDNLNGAYKKVKSNRGTGGVDRMSVDELLPYLREHRLDLLQQIRNGKYKPQPVRRVEIPKEEKGKFRKLGIPTVVDRMIQQAITQVLVPIYEPQFSDSSFGFRPKRGAHDALKQCQAYADEGYVYVVDMDLEKFFDNVCQSKLIEVLSRSVKDGRVISLIHQYLHAGVIRHGMFERSEQGVPQGGPLSPLLSNIMLNELDKELERRGHKFVRYADDCMILCKSRRSAERTLESITRYIEKKLFLKVNRNKTHVAHIRYVKYLGYGFYRKNGKCRLRVHPKSITKMKDRLRFILKRSNGKGNEVRALLLKRFIKGWVNYFKLANMKELLIQIDRWIRRKIRTIYWKQWKKVRTKHRMISQYGAPKWVVLEMANCRKGPWRAAAMLNSVLTNKEIARLGYITMTSYYKQVCEN, encoded by the coding sequence ATGAAAGACAGAAAACTTCATCAAGAAGGCTGTCCACAAAAAGAGGTTGCGGAACAACCGGGATATGTGGAAGCGTCTGCCCATGCGAGGATTGCTGAACACAACGACATCATTGCAAGCTTGCCAGCGGACAGTCTGTTGAAGCAGATTTTATCACGAGACAACTTAAATGGTGCCTATAAGAAGGTAAAGTCTAATCGAGGAACCGGCGGGGTCGACAGGATGAGTGTAGATGAACTTCTACCCTACCTGCGGGAACATCGCCTGGACCTCCTTCAGCAAATACGGAATGGGAAATATAAGCCCCAGCCAGTCCGTCGGGTTGAAATACCCAAAGAGGAAAAAGGGAAATTCCGGAAATTAGGAATCCCTACGGTCGTAGACCGCATGATACAACAGGCGATTACGCAGGTTCTTGTGCCTATCTACGAGCCACAGTTTTCAGATAGCAGTTTCGGGTTCCGTCCCAAACGGGGCGCCCACGATGCGTTGAAACAATGCCAGGCCTATGCAGATGAGGGCTATGTCTACGTCGTAGACATGGACTTGGAGAAATTTTTCGACAATGTCTGCCAAAGCAAATTGATAGAAGTTCTGTCAAGGAGCGTAAAAGACGGCCGGGTCATCTCGCTGATACACCAATATCTCCATGCTGGTGTTATCCGGCATGGGATGTTCGAACGAAGTGAACAGGGGGTTCCCCAAGGAGGGCCATTGAGTCCGCTCTTGAGTAACATCATGCTGAATGAGCTGGATAAGGAGCTGGAACGGCGCGGACATAAATTTGTCCGCTATGCAGATGACTGCATGATACTCTGCAAAAGCAGAAGAAGTGCCGAAAGGACCTTGGAAAGCATCACTCGATATATTGAGAAGAAATTATTTCTCAAGGTGAATCGAAATAAGACGCACGTAGCCCACATCCGCTATGTTAAATATCTGGGATATGGCTTCTACCGAAAGAATGGAAAATGCCGACTCCGGGTGCATCCGAAATCCATTACTAAGATGAAAGACCGTTTGCGGTTTATATTGAAACGAAGCAATGGAAAAGGAAACGAAGTGAGAGCCCTTCTATTGAAACGATTCATAAAGGGATGGGTGAATTACTTTAAACTAGCGAATATGAAGGAACTGCTAATTCAAATTGACAGATGGATTCGACGCAAAATACGAACCATATACTGGAAACAATGGAAGAAGGTACGGACGAAACACCGGATGATAAGCCAATACGGCGCGCCCAAGTGGGTAGTGTTGGAAATGGCTAACTGCCGAAAAGGTCCGTGGCGAGCAGCGGCAATGCTGAACTCAGTTCTTACGAATAAAGAAATAGCCCGCCTTGGCTACATAACCATGACGAGCTATTACAAGCAAGTATGCGAAAACTAG
- a CDS encoding nucleotidyltransferase domain-containing protein translates to MDLAQPILEGIIVLAKQYDIQKVILFGSRARGDNWERSDIDLAVCGGDVTRFSLDVDEVIPTLLMFDVVDLDEPVQPELRAAIQREGVVIYEKV, encoded by the coding sequence ATGGATTTAGCGCAGCCGATTTTAGAGGGCATCATCGTTCTGGCTAAACAATACGATATTCAAAAGGTCATTCTTTTTGGCTCCCGTGCCCGTGGCGATAATTGGGAACGCAGCGATATTGACCTGGCTGTCTGCGGTGGAGATGTCACGCGGTTTTCTCTTGATGTCGATGAGGTCATCCCGACACTGCTCATGTTCGATGTCGTCGATTTAGATGAACCGGTCCAGCCTGAACTGCGAGCCGCTATCCAACGGGAAGGAGTCGTTATATATGAAAAAGTATGA
- a CDS encoding HI0074 family nucleotidyltransferase substrate-binding subunit, protein MKKYENFCKALNNLKEIQKEIPPYSTVVQTGMVSLYEICFEQAWKAMKEVLENNGYSQHKIGSSRTIIKMAYQANLIDDEDCWLEALRDRNNVVNSYNEEIANNIIKDSKEKYITMFEGLQKEIEKNWL, encoded by the coding sequence ATGAAAAAGTATGAGAATTTCTGCAAAGCCTTGAATAACCTCAAAGAAATACAAAAAGAAATACCACCTTATTCGACGGTCGTCCAAACGGGAATGGTTTCTCTTTATGAAATCTGTTTTGAACAGGCTTGGAAAGCCATGAAAGAAGTATTGGAAAATAATGGCTATAGCCAGCATAAGATAGGGTCATCGCGGACAATTATCAAAATGGCTTATCAGGCAAATCTGATTGACGATGAGGATTGCTGGCTGGAGGCCTTGCGGGACCGGAACAATGTAGTCAATTCTTATAATGAAGAAATTGCCAATAATATCATTAAAGACAGCAAAGAGAAGTACATTACCATGTTTGAAGGGCTGCAAAAGGAAATAGAAAAAAATTGGTTGTGA
- a CDS encoding response regulator transcription factor: MDFLRTNSILIVDDDEKLCALLKSYFEQEQFIVYVAHDGMTALHTLRNQKPQIMLLDLMMPGMDGFEVCRRIRQFSDIPIIFLSAKDDETDRLVGLNMGGDDYVTKPFHVKEVIARVYSLLRRTRGEVLQKTTSYTIRDLTIDKEKFTVLKGNQPVPLTPTEFNLLEVLASAPDRVFSRMQLMDKVQGGYGFEGYERTIDTHIRNLRKKLEADPAHPTYILTVYGIGYKFDGGNHEES, encoded by the coding sequence GTGGATTTTTTGCGAACGAATTCGATTTTAATCGTCGATGATGATGAAAAGCTTTGTGCTTTGTTGAAATCTTATTTTGAGCAGGAACAGTTCATCGTCTATGTGGCTCACGATGGCATGACGGCGTTGCATACGCTGCGCAACCAGAAACCGCAGATTATGCTCCTCGATTTGATGATGCCCGGCATGGATGGCTTCGAGGTCTGCCGCCGTATCCGTCAGTTCAGCGATATTCCCATTATCTTCTTGTCGGCCAAGGACGATGAAACGGACCGCCTAGTCGGTCTTAATATGGGCGGCGACGATTATGTGACCAAGCCTTTTCACGTCAAAGAAGTTATTGCCCGCGTTTACAGCCTGCTGCGGCGGACCCGCGGCGAAGTACTGCAGAAGACGACGTCGTATACCATACGGGATTTGACCATCGACAAGGAAAAGTTTACTGTCTTGAAAGGAAATCAGCCGGTGCCCCTGACGCCGACGGAGTTCAATCTCCTCGAAGTCTTGGCTTCGGCTCCGGACAGGGTGTTCAGCCGCATGCAGCTCATGGACAAAGTACAGGGCGGCTATGGCTTTGAAGGTTATGAACGGACTATCGACACGCATATCCGCAACCTGCGCAAGAAGCTGGAAGCCGACCCGGCCCATCCGACGTATATCCTGACCGTATACGGCATCGGTTATAAATTCGACGGAGGGAATCATGAAGAAAGCTGA
- a CDS encoding sensor histidine kinase: MKKADSIVIRLTGMVFILIFLTIAILLILVNNQMDNHFSQYLTNMSQMMGNGHQGMGMMHGMRHGPAEITYISAVHRSLLWVGLVMLAVSVTISYFIVREIMRPLSALTDAVQKVKAGTYGQTVPVERRDEVGTLTETFNDMSQELAKNDKMRRRLFANIAHELRTPLAILQGNLEGMIDDVIPTDKKVLLSMEDETLRMGRLIQDLRDLSLAEINELTLHKAPHDINVLLERAVSMLQPLCDEKSLAVHLDLARDLPKVSIDVDRINQVIYNLLNNAIRYIEAGCTITVSTLAVTVKGQPYVQVQIADTGSGIAPEDLQHIFQYFYRSEKSRNRKSGGSGIGLALAQQFVRSHGGRIWADSEVGRGTTFTFILPIHSQRRQ, encoded by the coding sequence ATGAAGAAAGCTGACAGCATCGTCATCCGCCTGACCGGGATGGTCTTTATCCTCATCTTCCTGACCATCGCCATTTTGCTCATCTTGGTCAATAACCAGATGGACAACCATTTTTCCCAGTATTTAACGAATATGTCCCAGATGATGGGCAATGGACATCAAGGCATGGGCATGATGCACGGCATGAGGCATGGGCCGGCGGAAATTACCTATATCTCGGCCGTCCACCGGTCGTTGCTCTGGGTCGGCCTGGTCATGCTGGCCGTCAGCGTCACCATCAGTTATTTTATCGTCCGGGAAATCATGCGTCCCTTGTCAGCTCTGACCGACGCCGTGCAAAAAGTCAAGGCCGGTACGTATGGCCAGACGGTTCCCGTCGAACGCCGTGATGAAGTCGGGACCCTGACCGAGACTTTCAACGACATGTCCCAGGAACTGGCGAAAAACGATAAGATGCGGCGCCGTCTCTTTGCCAACATCGCTCACGAACTGCGGACGCCCCTGGCCATCTTGCAGGGCAATCTGGAAGGGATGATCGACGATGTTATCCCGACGGATAAGAAGGTCCTCTTGTCCATGGAAGATGAAACCTTGCGCATGGGCCGCCTCATCCAGGACTTGCGGGACTTGTCACTGGCGGAAATTAATGAGCTGACGCTCCATAAAGCACCGCATGATATCAACGTTCTCCTGGAACGGGCCGTCAGTATGCTCCAGCCTTTATGTGACGAAAAATCCCTGGCCGTCCATTTGGACTTGGCCAGGGATTTGCCGAAGGTATCTATCGATGTGGACCGTATCAATCAGGTCATTTATAATCTGCTCAACAACGCCATCCGCTATATCGAAGCGGGCTGTACGATTACCGTTTCGACCTTAGCCGTCACCGTGAAGGGACAGCCTTATGTGCAGGTTCAGATTGCCGATACGGGCAGCGGCATTGCGCCGGAAGATTTACAGCATATCTTCCAGTACTTTTACCGCAGCGAAAAATCGCGGAACCGCAAGAGCGGCGGCAGTGGTATCGGCCTGGCTCTGGCTCAGCAGTTCGTCCGCAGTCATGGCGGCAGGATATGGGCGGACAGTGAAGTCGGCAGGGGGACGACGTTTACCTTTATTTTACCAATTCATAGCCAGCGTCGGCAATGA
- a CDS encoding heavy metal translocating P-type ATPase has protein sequence MKHEKFTITGMSCSACSARVEKAVNKLDGIDKASVNLLTNSMQASYDENVVSEQDIIQAVVDAGYGASPAESGSPQSAGASQKSASDIAKEEMKAMKHRLIGSILFLIPVMYIAMHHMFYEWFGIPVPEGFQYVFHGDENAITFAFTQFLLILPIMYLNRKYYVNGFRNLFQGAPNMDSLVGLGSMAAAVYGVFAIFRMSWGMGHGDWALVAQYSTNLYFESAGMIVTLIDIGKFLEARAKGKTSTAIEKLMDLAPKQATVLRNGVETVIPVEDLVVGDEIVIRPGESIPADSVISEGTTSIDEAAITGESIPVEKQVGDKVTSATINKTGFIHITARRVGADTTISQIIKLVDEASASKAPIAKMADTISGYFVPAVITIAIITGLIWYFVMGVDAEFAFSTAISVLVISCPCALGLATPVAIMVGTGKGAENGILIKSGEALETAHAIDTVVMDKTGTITEGRPKVTDIVPLKGTKEDLVAIAAALEKGSEHPLAEAITTYASEHQLTGKTASDFKALFGRGVQAVIDSKTYYAGNMRLMDEAHIDTKAITASLNALADDGKTPLLFADDKEIIGIIAVADVEKTTSAEAIADFAKMGIHVVMLTGDNQRTAEAIRQRLHIPRVIAGVLPQDKEKHIAALQAQGHKVAMIGDGINDAPALAKADLGMAIGAGTDVAIESADAVLMRSDLLDAVSAIRLSKAVIKNIKENLFWAFFYNIICIPLAAGVLYPAFGIRLNPMIGAAAMSLSSFTVCMNALRLRFFKTTHSTDVSRETSAQEADSPKATQAAPQNPVPEVAAAPAPFHYTLSIEGMMCQHCVATVTKVLKAMDGVTDAVVDLDGQKADVSADKAISAEDFKKVITTAGYTLKNLITPKKEEDETMEKTLKIEGMMCQHCQKHVHDALAAMDGVTAVTVDLEGKKADVTTSKDIPTEDFAKVIADAGYELVK, from the coding sequence TTGAAGCACGAAAAATTCACCATTACCGGCATGAGCTGCTCCGCCTGCTCAGCCCGCGTGGAAAAAGCCGTCAACAAGCTGGACGGTATCGACAAGGCCAGCGTCAACCTGCTGACCAACAGCATGCAGGCCTCGTATGATGAAAACGTCGTCAGCGAACAAGACATCATCCAGGCCGTCGTCGATGCCGGCTATGGCGCCAGCCCGGCTGAAAGCGGCAGCCCGCAGTCGGCCGGTGCGTCCCAGAAAAGCGCATCCGACATTGCCAAGGAAGAAATGAAGGCCATGAAGCACCGCCTCATCGGGTCCATCCTCTTCCTGATCCCGGTCATGTACATCGCCATGCACCACATGTTCTATGAATGGTTCGGCATCCCCGTCCCGGAAGGCTTCCAGTACGTCTTCCACGGCGATGAAAATGCCATTACCTTTGCCTTTACCCAGTTCTTATTAATCCTGCCCATCATGTACTTGAACCGCAAGTACTATGTCAACGGCTTCCGCAACCTCTTCCAGGGTGCACCGAACATGGACAGCCTGGTCGGGCTCGGCTCCATGGCCGCTGCCGTCTACGGCGTCTTCGCCATCTTCCGCATGAGCTGGGGCATGGGCCACGGTGACTGGGCCCTCGTCGCCCAGTACAGCACCAACCTGTACTTTGAATCAGCCGGCATGATCGTCACCCTCATCGACATCGGCAAGTTCCTCGAAGCCCGCGCCAAAGGCAAGACCAGCACCGCCATTGAAAAACTCATGGACCTGGCACCGAAACAGGCGACGGTCCTGCGCAACGGCGTCGAAACGGTCATCCCCGTCGAAGACCTTGTCGTCGGCGATGAAATCGTCATCCGCCCCGGTGAAAGCATCCCGGCTGACAGCGTCATTTCTGAAGGCACGACCAGCATCGATGAAGCCGCTATTACCGGCGAAAGTATTCCTGTTGAAAAACAAGTCGGCGACAAAGTCACATCGGCTACGATAAATAAGACGGGTTTCATCCACATTACAGCCCGCCGCGTCGGCGCCGATACGACCATCAGCCAGATTATCAAACTCGTCGACGAAGCCAGCGCCAGCAAGGCGCCCATCGCCAAGATGGCCGATACCATCTCTGGCTACTTCGTCCCGGCCGTCATCACTATCGCCATCATTACCGGCCTCATCTGGTACTTCGTCATGGGCGTCGATGCCGAATTTGCCTTCTCGACGGCCATCTCCGTCCTGGTCATCTCCTGCCCGTGCGCCCTGGGCCTGGCTACACCGGTTGCCATCATGGTCGGCACTGGCAAAGGGGCTGAAAACGGCATCCTCATCAAATCTGGCGAAGCCCTGGAAACGGCCCATGCCATCGATACGGTCGTCATGGACAAGACCGGCACCATCACCGAAGGCCGGCCGAAAGTTACGGACATCGTTCCCTTGAAAGGCACAAAAGAAGACCTCGTCGCCATTGCGGCAGCTCTGGAAAAAGGCAGTGAACATCCCCTGGCTGAAGCCATTACGACCTACGCCAGCGAACACCAGCTGACCGGCAAGACGGCCAGCGATTTCAAGGCCCTCTTCGGCCGCGGCGTCCAGGCCGTCATCGACAGCAAGACTTATTATGCCGGCAATATGCGCCTCATGGACGAAGCCCATATCGACACCAAAGCTATCACGGCCAGCCTCAACGCTCTGGCCGACGACGGCAAGACACCGCTCCTCTTTGCCGACGACAAGGAAATCATCGGCATCATCGCCGTAGCCGACGTCGAAAAAACGACCAGCGCCGAAGCCATTGCCGACTTTGCCAAAATGGGCATCCACGTCGTCATGCTCACTGGCGACAACCAGCGCACGGCCGAAGCCATCCGCCAGCGCCTGCACATTCCCCGGGTCATTGCCGGCGTCCTGCCGCAGGATAAAGAAAAACACATCGCCGCCCTCCAGGCCCAAGGCCATAAAGTCGCCATGATCGGCGACGGCATCAACGATGCACCGGCCCTGGCGAAAGCCGATCTGGGCATGGCTATCGGTGCCGGCACAGACGTCGCCATCGAAAGCGCCGATGCCGTCCTCATGCGCAGCGACCTCCTCGACGCCGTCAGCGCCATCCGCCTGAGCAAGGCCGTCATCAAGAATATCAAAGAAAACCTGTTCTGGGCTTTCTTCTACAATATCATCTGTATTCCCCTGGCAGCCGGGGTCCTCTATCCGGCCTTCGGCATCCGCCTCAACCCGATGATCGGCGCCGCTGCCATGAGCCTGTCGAGCTTCACGGTCTGCATGAACGCCCTGCGCCTGCGCTTCTTCAAGACGACGCACAGCACTGATGTTTCACGTGAAACATCGGCACAGGAAGCAGATAGCCCTAAAGCCACACAGGCAGCTCCGCAAAATCCGGTTCCCGAAGTGGCAGCGGCTCCGGCCCCGTTCCACTATACCCTGTCCATCGAAGGCATGATGTGCCAGCACTGCGTGGCTACGGTCACGAAAGTCCTGAAAGCCATGGACGGCGTCACCGATGCCGTCGTCGACCTGGATGGGCAGAAAGCCGATGTCTCCGCTGATAAAGCTATTTCCGCAGAGGACTTCAAAAAAGTCATCACCACTGCTGGATATACATTAAAAAATCTTATTACCCCAAAGAAAGAAGAGGATGAAACCATGGAAAAAACTTTGAAAATCGAAGGTATGATGTGCCAGCACTGCCAGAAACACGTACATGATGCATTAGCCGCTATGGACGGCGTCACAGCCGTTACGGTCGACTTGGAAGGCAAAAAAGCCGACGTCACGACCAGCAAAGACATCCCGACGGAAGACTTTGCCAAAGTCATTGCCGACGCTGGCTATGAATTGGTAAAATAA
- a CDS encoding metal-sensing transcriptional repressor → MGEKKVCPCCDTEKHKYRNKEGKEYKSLISRLNRIEGQVRGVKKMVEDDRYCIDILTQVSAIQSALNSFNKELLGQHIKSCVVHDIREGKDEVVDELVCTLQKLMK, encoded by the coding sequence ATGGGCGAAAAGAAAGTCTGTCCTTGCTGCGATACGGAAAAGCATAAGTATCGCAATAAAGAGGGCAAAGAGTATAAATCACTCATTTCCCGTCTGAACCGCATCGAAGGCCAAGTACGGGGCGTGAAAAAAATGGTCGAAGACGATCGCTATTGTATTGATATCCTGACTCAGGTCAGTGCCATCCAGTCGGCCTTGAATTCTTTCAATAAGGAGCTCCTGGGCCAGCACATCAAGTCCTGCGTCGTCCACGACATCCGTGAAGGCAAAGACGAAGTCGTCGATGAACTCGTCTGCACTTTACAAAAACTCATGAAATAA
- a CDS encoding OmpH/Skp family outer membrane protein: MKLKKQLASLAVMGMMSLVAASSAFASGVGYVNFDTLVQSHKDFPKVSAQMQAAVKDANEQFAKKAPKMKTDQERQNLGRELAQNLSKLENKLIVPIEKDVVSKVDQVRKDKGLDCIVAQGAIISGNENATDETEAVKALLK; this comes from the coding sequence ATGAAACTGAAAAAACAATTGGCATCCCTTGCCGTTATGGGAATGATGAGCCTTGTCGCTGCTTCGTCGGCCTTCGCTTCCGGCGTCGGTTACGTCAACTTCGATACCTTAGTACAGTCCCACAAGGACTTCCCGAAAGTCAGCGCTCAGATGCAGGCTGCTGTCAAAGATGCTAACGAACAGTTTGCTAAAAAAGCTCCGAAAATGAAGACCGATCAGGAACGCCAGAACCTCGGCCGTGAACTCGCTCAGAACCTGAGCAAGCTGGAAAACAAGCTGATCGTCCCCATTGAAAAAGACGTCGTTTCCAAAGTCGACCAGGTCCGCAAGGACAAAGGCCTCGACTGCATCGTAGCCCAGGGTGCCATCATCTCTGGTAACGAAAACGCTACGGACGAAACAGAAGCCGTCAAAGCATTGTTGAAATAA